One window of the Tetragenococcus koreensis genome contains the following:
- a CDS encoding DNA topoisomerase III — MKQLILAEKPSVAKDLSKVLGANKKTKNYYEGPNVIVTWALGHLLGLKMPEDINKNWQTWQMETLPMIPKNIGIKPLPKTGQQLKAIKQLAHRKDINEFVIATDAGREGELVARWILEWIHFDKPVKRLWISSQTNKAIKEGFKQLKPAKEYDALYESALARSKADWLVGLNISRALTVKYDDSLSAGRVQTPTLSFVRQQEKQIDKFRPQTYYVIELEVAGQKAPRLQKNPYELKESQEAQKVIEQMGQHAGTVTSVSEKTKTENAPLPYDLTEIQREANQRYGFSAKKTLSLVQSLYETHKVVTYPRTDSKYLTNDMKKTMKERLQAVANFAPEVKEYIKSGANVQQKAVFNDAKVSDHSGLIPTEQRVNAAKFSNDEQKIYNMIVSRFLMLFAKPHKRLQQKATVNFADESFVFTQNKIIEAGWKVQEEKSGSVNKWQEGQKIQPNFSVKKELTKPPKPLNEGTLLAKMEKFGLGTPATRAEIIEKLLRSELMERTPSGLQVSPKGKQLLDLVNPSLVTPDLTKKWEDELEAIAQGKFSSDKFLLQIEKDTKQLVQEVKQSQQKYQDFSLTQKKCPECGSFLREKSTRDGKIYVCSNSECNYHRRKDPKVSNHRCPQCHKKMEIIEGKNGAYFRCKFDGITEKIPNKKDQKKKISKQEEKQLLKKYSKPEEPEESPLAIALKEAMDEKE; from the coding sequence ATGAAGCAACTAATTCTAGCGGAAAAACCAAGCGTTGCCAAAGACCTAAGCAAAGTATTAGGAGCTAATAAAAAGACAAAGAATTACTACGAAGGCCCAAATGTGATTGTCACATGGGCCCTCGGTCATTTATTGGGTCTAAAAATGCCAGAAGATATTAATAAAAATTGGCAAACGTGGCAAATGGAAACATTGCCGATGATTCCTAAAAATATTGGGATTAAACCATTACCTAAAACTGGACAACAACTAAAAGCAATTAAGCAACTTGCTCATCGTAAGGATATAAATGAATTTGTTATTGCGACTGATGCCGGAAGAGAAGGGGAATTAGTTGCCCGTTGGATTCTGGAATGGATTCATTTTGATAAACCAGTGAAACGTTTATGGATCTCCTCGCAAACGAATAAAGCCATAAAAGAGGGCTTTAAACAATTAAAACCAGCTAAAGAATACGATGCACTTTATGAATCAGCACTGGCTAGATCAAAGGCAGACTGGTTAGTGGGACTGAATATTTCAAGAGCTTTAACGGTAAAATATGATGATAGTTTGAGTGCTGGTAGAGTTCAGACACCTACATTATCATTTGTACGGCAACAAGAAAAACAAATTGATAAATTTCGGCCGCAAACCTATTACGTTATTGAACTAGAAGTGGCCGGACAAAAAGCGCCCCGTCTACAAAAAAATCCATATGAATTAAAAGAATCGCAAGAGGCACAAAAGGTAATCGAACAAATGGGACAACATGCGGGGACTGTAACTTCAGTGTCAGAAAAAACTAAAACAGAAAACGCGCCATTACCCTACGATTTAACTGAAATTCAAAGAGAAGCAAACCAACGATATGGCTTTTCAGCTAAAAAGACGCTGTCATTGGTACAAAGTTTGTACGAAACCCATAAAGTAGTTACTTATCCACGTACAGACAGCAAATATTTAACTAATGACATGAAAAAAACAATGAAAGAGCGCCTGCAAGCTGTTGCAAACTTTGCACCTGAGGTAAAAGAATATATCAAATCAGGAGCTAACGTACAGCAAAAAGCCGTTTTTAATGATGCCAAGGTATCTGATCACTCGGGTTTGATTCCTACAGAACAACGTGTTAATGCAGCCAAGTTTTCAAATGATGAACAAAAAATCTATAATATGATTGTAAGTCGTTTTCTGATGTTGTTTGCGAAACCGCACAAAAGACTGCAACAAAAAGCAACGGTTAACTTTGCTGATGAGTCTTTCGTATTTACGCAAAATAAAATTATTGAAGCGGGATGGAAAGTACAAGAAGAGAAATCAGGATCTGTCAATAAATGGCAGGAAGGCCAAAAAATTCAACCGAATTTTTCCGTCAAAAAAGAATTAACCAAACCGCCAAAACCTTTGAATGAAGGAACATTGTTGGCAAAAATGGAAAAATTTGGTTTAGGTACACCCGCCACTCGGGCGGAAATTATTGAAAAATTACTTCGGTCTGAATTGATGGAAAGAACGCCTAGTGGTTTGCAGGTATCTCCAAAAGGTAAGCAATTGTTAGATTTGGTGAATCCATCATTAGTAACGCCTGATTTAACTAAAAAATGGGAAGACGAGCTTGAGGCGATCGCCCAAGGGAAATTTTCCAGTGACAAGTTTTTACTACAAATTGAAAAAGATACCAAACAGCTTGTCCAAGAAGTCAAACAAAGCCAGCAAAAATATCAAGACTTTTCTTTAACACAAAAAAAATGTCCTGAATGTGGTTCTTTCTTGCGGGAAAAAAGTACTCGTGATGGTAAAATTTATGTTTGCTCTAACTCAGAATGTAACTATCATCGTCGTAAAGACCCTAAAGTAAGTAATCATCGTTGTCCGCAATGCCATAAGAAAATGGAAATCATTGAAGGCAAAAATGGTGCCTATTTCCGTTGTAAATTTGATGGCATTACCGAAAAAATTCCAAACAAAAAAGATCAAAAGAAAAAAATATCTAAACAGGAAGAAAAACAACTTTTGAAGAAATACTCAAAACCCGAAGAACCCGAAGAAAGCCCGCTTGCGATTGCGTTAAAAGAAGCAATGGACGAAAAGGAATAA
- a CDS encoding DUF1033 family protein: MYQVITMYGDNEPWWFFEEWEKDIEEETSFLSLDDAIQFFQEKWDLICKNYTYINSKTNFLSAFWNDGEERWCEECDDDLQQYKGLALLKNYQPITIESERKFYEATNSSGKTKRCQRPKQSIRS; the protein is encoded by the coding sequence ATGTATCAGGTAATAACCATGTATGGCGATAATGAACCATGGTGGTTCTTTGAAGAATGGGAAAAAGATATTGAAGAAGAGACCAGTTTTTTGTCATTAGATGACGCAATACAGTTTTTTCAAGAAAAATGGGATTTAATTTGTAAAAATTATACATATATTAATTCTAAAACCAACTTTTTGAGCGCTTTCTGGAATGATGGGGAAGAACGTTGGTGTGAAGAGTGCGATGATGATTTGCAGCAATATAAAGGATTGGCATTACTAAAAAATTATCAGCCAATCACAATCGAAAGCGAAAGGAAATTTTATGAAGCAACTAATTCTAGCGGAAAAACCAAGCGTTGCCAAAGACCTAAGCAAAGTATTAGGAGCTAA
- the mnmA gene encoding tRNA 2-thiouridine(34) synthase MnmA produces the protein MTDNSNTRVVVGMSGGVDSSVTALLLKEQGYDVVGIFMKNWDDTDENGVCTATEDYKDVAKVAAQIGIPYYSVNFEKEYWDRVFEYFLAEYRAGRTPNPDVMCNKEIKFKAFLDYAMDLGANYVATGHYAQVEKDENGVVHMLRGADHNKDQTYFLSQLSQEQLAKVMFPLGNIEKPKVREMAEEAGLATAKKKDSTGVCFIGERNFKQFLSNYLPAQKGNMVTLDGEIKGQHDGLMYYTIGQRQGLGIGGGGKNSEPWFVIGKDLAANTLYVGQGFENPELYADRLDASEVHFTTDEVKPTEFRCTAKFRYRQKDTAVTVRLIENERAEVIFDEPVRAITPGQAVVFYDGDECLGGGLIDHAYKAAKTLQYV, from the coding sequence ATGACAGACAACAGCAACACACGGGTTGTCGTCGGAATGAGCGGCGGGGTAGATTCCTCTGTTACGGCTCTTTTGTTGAAAGAACAAGGGTATGATGTGGTCGGTATTTTTATGAAAAACTGGGACGACACCGATGAAAATGGTGTTTGTACAGCGACTGAAGATTATAAAGATGTGGCCAAAGTAGCCGCCCAAATTGGGATCCCATACTACTCGGTTAACTTTGAAAAAGAATATTGGGATCGAGTATTTGAATATTTCTTAGCGGAGTATCGTGCAGGACGTACGCCGAATCCAGATGTAATGTGTAACAAAGAAATTAAGTTTAAGGCTTTCTTAGATTATGCGATGGATTTAGGTGCTAATTACGTAGCAACGGGTCACTATGCGCAAGTGGAAAAAGATGAAAATGGCGTAGTACATATGTTGCGTGGTGCGGATCATAATAAAGATCAAACGTACTTTTTAAGTCAACTATCACAAGAACAACTAGCCAAAGTCATGTTCCCTTTGGGTAATATTGAAAAACCAAAAGTTCGAGAAATGGCAGAAGAAGCTGGACTTGCGACGGCTAAGAAAAAAGACTCTACTGGCGTATGTTTTATTGGCGAACGGAATTTCAAACAATTTTTAAGTAATTATTTACCAGCACAAAAAGGCAATATGGTCACTTTAGATGGTGAAATCAAAGGTCAACATGATGGATTAATGTATTATACGATTGGTCAACGTCAAGGTTTAGGCATTGGCGGTGGTGGTAAAAATAGTGAACCTTGGTTTGTTATCGGTAAAGATCTAGCTGCTAATACTTTGTATGTAGGTCAAGGTTTTGAAAACCCTGAGCTATATGCTGATCGCTTAGATGCGAGTGAAGTTCACTTTACAACTGATGAAGTAAAACCAACAGAATTTCGTTGTACAGCAAAATTCCGTTACCGTCAAAAAGATACAGCAGTGACCGTTCGTTTAATAGAAAACGAACGAGCTGAAGTCATTTTTGATGAACCAGTACGGGCTATTACGCCAGGACAAGCAGTCGTTTTTTATGATGGTGATGAATGTTTAGGCGGCGGCTTGATTGACCACGCGTATAAAGCAGCAAAAACGTTGCAATATGTATAA
- a CDS encoding DUF1831 domain-containing protein, which translates to MAFQEKTTVLGADTTYKLAPTAKKYTLRDNGFTETSSGNFQLVRPLEATPQSKEGLKLKITVDKNIQKIKMSVTTANGLKAVNIFKNKNEVLQEQFYFLMDGFIDRGLFEKA; encoded by the coding sequence ATGGCTTTTCAAGAAAAAACAACAGTTTTAGGCGCAGATACTACATATAAATTAGCTCCAACCGCTAAAAAATATACTTTGCGTGACAATGGATTTACCGAAACATCTAGTGGCAATTTTCAACTGGTTCGACCCCTTGAAGCAACTCCACAGAGTAAAGAAGGTCTCAAGTTGAAAATTACTGTAGATAAAAATATCCAAAAAATAAAGATGTCAGTGACTACAGCTAACGGTTTAAAAGCAGTCAACATTTTTAAAAATAAGAATGAAGTGTTGCAAGAACAGTTTTATTTTTTGATGGACGGTTTTATAGATCGTGGTTTGTTTGAAAAAGCGTAA
- a CDS encoding cysteine desulfurase family protein yields the protein MVYLDHAATTPMHPAVIEEMTQVMTDSFGNPSSIHQYGRSGQAKLEDARQVIADSMQVKPHEIIFNSGGTESDNTALIETALAKQGQGKHIITTAVEHPAVLNTVKYLEQIGFEVTYLPVDEKGQLAVDKVKKALRDDTILVSVMMANNETGNLFPIAEIGELLRDHPAVFHTDAVQSYGKIAVHPNELLVDLLSVSAHKFNGPKGVGFLYKRDDISLPSFLHGGEQEEKRRAGTQNLAAICAMAKAIELLPAKIQDNNQEKYQGFSTKLLDDLAAQGIEYHLNGDTNNKLTHVLNLQFPGISNDLMLMHLDLKGFAISTGSACTAGNVEPSHVLEAMYGQGSTAINESVRISFGYGNTQEEIDLFAQTIIDIVQRLKKKH from the coding sequence ATGGTTTATTTAGATCATGCAGCAACGACGCCTATGCATCCAGCTGTGATTGAAGAAATGACTCAAGTAATGACTGACTCTTTTGGTAATCCCTCCAGTATTCATCAATATGGGCGCAGCGGGCAGGCCAAATTAGAAGATGCACGTCAAGTCATTGCCGATAGTATGCAAGTAAAACCGCATGAAATTATTTTTAACAGCGGCGGCACGGAAAGTGATAACACGGCGTTAATTGAGACAGCTCTAGCAAAACAAGGTCAAGGAAAACATATTATCACAACCGCAGTTGAACATCCGGCTGTTTTAAATACGGTAAAATATTTAGAACAGATAGGGTTTGAAGTAACCTATTTGCCGGTAGATGAAAAAGGGCAGTTGGCCGTTGATAAAGTAAAAAAAGCTTTGCGCGATGACACAATTTTAGTTTCTGTTATGATGGCAAATAACGAAACGGGGAATCTTTTTCCAATTGCTGAAATTGGTGAACTATTGCGCGATCATCCAGCAGTTTTTCATACGGATGCCGTTCAATCTTATGGGAAAATCGCTGTCCACCCGAACGAATTACTAGTAGACTTATTAAGCGTATCTGCTCATAAATTCAACGGTCCTAAAGGCGTTGGCTTTTTATATAAGCGTGATGATATCTCGCTGCCGTCCTTTTTACATGGCGGTGAGCAAGAAGAAAAAAGACGAGCAGGTACTCAAAACTTAGCTGCCATTTGTGCAATGGCTAAGGCAATTGAACTATTACCTGCAAAAATCCAAGACAACAATCAAGAAAAGTATCAGGGATTTTCTACCAAGTTATTGGACGACTTAGCAGCACAAGGAATTGAGTATCACTTGAATGGCGATACAAATAACAAATTGACTCACGTATTGAATTTGCAATTTCCCGGTATTTCCAATGATTTAATGTTGATGCATCTGGACTTAAAAGGTTTTGCGATTTCTACCGGCTCTGCTTGTACAGCGGGCAATGTTGAGCCTTCTCATGTGCTTGAAGCAATGTATGGTCAGGGTTCGACAGCGATTAACGAATCTGTTCGAATTAGCTTTGGTTACGGAAATACGCAAGAAGAAATTGACCTTTTTGCACAAACCATCATTGATATAGTTCAACGTTTAAAAAAGAAACACTAG
- a CDS encoding ribose-phosphate diphosphokinase — translation MVAKYEDESLKFFSLNGNIPLAKKVAQVFGTELGECTIKSFSDGEISISIEESVRGVNTFIIQATNQPVNDYYMELLIMIDAMKRASAKTISVVLPYYAYARQDRTANPHEPITAKLIANLIVEAGATRVLTLDLHTVQVQGFFDIPVDNLFTMPLFAQYYRAKGMCGDDYVVVSPKNSGVQRARSLAEYLDTTIAIVDQGETETDEGYVIGDVENRNCILVDDILNSGKTFANASELLKANGAKEIYACASHALLSDGAKETLEQSEIADVCVTDSCLTQESRHPKNITYITCSKLLGEAVKRIHENTPMSPLFSKVDKDFL, via the coding sequence ATGGTCGCAAAATATGAAGATGAATCGTTGAAATTTTTTAGTTTAAATGGTAATATCCCGTTGGCAAAAAAAGTTGCCCAGGTTTTTGGCACAGAATTAGGTGAATGCACAATAAAAAGTTTCAGTGATGGAGAGATTTCTATCAGCATTGAGGAAAGCGTACGCGGAGTAAATACGTTTATCATTCAAGCAACCAATCAACCAGTCAATGATTACTATATGGAGTTATTGATTATGATTGATGCGATGAAACGAGCTAGCGCTAAAACAATTAGCGTGGTCTTACCATATTATGCATACGCTCGGCAAGATCGTACAGCAAATCCACATGAGCCTATTACGGCTAAGTTGATTGCCAACCTAATTGTCGAAGCTGGTGCTACTCGGGTATTGACGCTAGATCTTCATACAGTTCAAGTTCAGGGCTTTTTTGATATTCCGGTTGATAATTTATTTACAATGCCGTTATTTGCTCAGTATTATCGAGCAAAAGGAATGTGTGGCGATGATTATGTGGTTGTTTCACCTAAAAATAGCGGTGTTCAACGGGCACGCAGCTTAGCAGAATATTTGGATACGACGATCGCAATTGTAGATCAAGGCGAGACTGAAACAGACGAGGGATATGTGATTGGCGATGTGGAAAATAGAAACTGTATTCTGGTTGATGATATTCTAAATTCAGGAAAAACTTTTGCCAATGCTAGTGAACTTTTAAAAGCAAATGGCGCAAAAGAAATTTATGCGTGTGCTTCTCATGCTTTACTTTCTGATGGGGCCAAAGAGACACTAGAACAATCGGAAATTGCTGATGTTTGTGTAACAGATTCCTGCTTAACACAAGAGAGTCGTCACCCGAAAAACATTACCTATATTACTTGTTCAAAACTTTTGGGCGAAGCAGTCAAAAGAATTCATGAGAATACACCGATGAGCCCCTTGTTTAGTAAAGTGGACAAAGACTTTTTATAA
- a CDS encoding C39 family peptidase — MLKNQWIGLTADKFKPYKNWTTPKGGLCGTYAASVFMAFYQDNLDDTIIPSFIRFKYSKDKSNLVHYLRLFIQKRGLPTVAYQVAHGLSSYFSYFGLNYRARATMIGGWQRVVKRIDQGQPVIVGLNKLLGSTYGNHWVVAYAYKETTEGKRYLKIHDNWGNYQKVIPAKWINGTISLP; from the coding sequence ATGTTAAAAAATCAGTGGATTGGATTAACTGCAGATAAATTTAAACCTTATAAAAATTGGACTACACCTAAAGGCGGTTTGTGCGGAACCTACGCGGCCAGTGTGTTTATGGCTTTTTATCAAGACAATTTAGATGATACCATCATTCCTAGTTTTATCCGTTTCAAATATAGCAAGGATAAAAGCAACTTGGTTCATTACTTACGCTTATTTATTCAAAAACGAGGATTACCGACGGTTGCTTATCAAGTAGCTCATGGTTTATCCAGTTATTTTTCTTATTTTGGGCTTAATTATCGAGCACGTGCGACAATGATTGGCGGCTGGCAACGAGTGGTTAAACGAATTGACCAAGGACAACCAGTAATTGTCGGACTAAACAAACTGCTAGGCAGCACCTATGGCAATCATTGGGTAGTTGCTTACGCTTATAAGGAAACAACTGAAGGCAAACGCTATTTAAAGATTCATGATAACTGGGGGAATTACCAGAAGGTTATTCCGGCAAAGTGGATAAATGGAACGATTTCCTTGCCTTAA
- a CDS encoding M13 family metallopeptidase — protein MANLKDDFYEAINGDWLKTAEIPADKPATGGFQDLAEDIEQLLMDELKEMSLSEDKIPEGKLKEAVAFYRLANDYDQRNTLKAAPIKDLLDRIQNISNYDELNQQLASWLKEGLPLPFEFFVDADMKNTQEHALYLAPASLILPDKTYYEDGNQQGEKLLQVFFEMVVKLLKLTGCSQSESETIAEQALAFDRSLVPYVRNAEENADYSKIYNPRDRKTVTAYSDQMDFDIAFNELFDEPVDQVIVTEPDYFEHFNTFITEGHLPLLKNWMYVLTVVSYARYLSEDFRQTGSLYRRSLSGIDELPSPEKAAFHLTLGQFDQVIGLYYGKKYFGKKAKNDVEHMVHAMIQVYKNRLKQNNWLSEATKEKAILKLDKIGINVGYPDKIPAVYEKLKTKEEDSLVANVRRFLQLIRQDNFKKFKQPVDRNEWEMAASTVNAYYNGSLNIIVFPAAILQAPFYSLKQSASANYGGIGAVIAHEISHAFDNNGAKFDEYGNLNNWWTKEDLAYFEELAQGMIEEFDGLETTGGTVNGKLTVSENIADAGGLSCALEAAKNEEQTDLTAFFNNWAKIWRTKARLQYQQLLLAIDVHAPAKLRANIQLQNLDDFFTVFDIHSTDKMYRKPENRVKIW, from the coding sequence TTGGCAAACTTAAAAGATGATTTTTATGAAGCAATCAACGGAGATTGGTTGAAAACAGCAGAGATTCCGGCTGATAAGCCCGCAACTGGCGGATTTCAAGATTTAGCCGAAGATATCGAACAACTTTTAATGGATGAGCTCAAAGAAATGAGTTTATCAGAGGATAAAATCCCAGAAGGTAAGTTGAAAGAGGCGGTAGCTTTTTACCGCTTGGCTAATGATTATGACCAAAGAAATACGTTAAAAGCGGCCCCAATTAAAGACTTACTTGACCGTATTCAAAACATTAGTAATTATGACGAACTTAACCAGCAACTGGCTAGTTGGCTTAAAGAAGGACTGCCTTTGCCGTTTGAATTTTTTGTCGATGCAGACATGAAAAATACGCAGGAACATGCATTATACCTTGCACCAGCTTCTTTAATTTTACCGGATAAAACTTATTATGAAGATGGTAATCAACAAGGAGAAAAATTATTGCAAGTCTTTTTTGAAATGGTAGTCAAATTGTTGAAATTGACTGGCTGTAGCCAATCAGAAAGTGAGACTATTGCAGAACAGGCCTTGGCTTTTGATCGCAGCTTAGTTCCTTATGTGCGTAATGCTGAGGAAAATGCGGACTACAGTAAAATCTACAATCCACGTGATCGAAAAACGGTCACTGCTTATTCAGATCAAATGGACTTTGACATTGCTTTTAATGAATTGTTTGACGAACCAGTCGACCAAGTAATCGTCACAGAACCGGATTACTTCGAGCATTTTAATACTTTTATCACCGAAGGACATCTGCCTTTATTGAAAAACTGGATGTATGTATTAACAGTCGTTTCTTATGCTAGATATTTAAGCGAAGATTTTCGCCAAACAGGCAGCCTATATCGTCGTAGCTTATCTGGCATTGATGAACTTCCATCGCCCGAAAAAGCTGCTTTTCATTTGACTTTAGGCCAATTTGATCAAGTGATTGGACTTTACTATGGCAAGAAGTATTTTGGAAAAAAGGCCAAAAACGATGTTGAACATATGGTTCATGCAATGATCCAGGTTTATAAAAATCGCTTAAAACAAAACAACTGGTTGAGTGAAGCAACTAAAGAAAAAGCAATTTTGAAATTAGATAAAATAGGAATTAATGTGGGATATCCCGATAAAATTCCAGCTGTTTATGAAAAGTTGAAAACTAAGGAAGAAGACTCCTTAGTAGCTAATGTTCGCCGCTTTTTGCAGTTGATTCGGCAAGATAACTTCAAGAAATTTAAACAACCAGTAGATCGTAATGAATGGGAAATGGCCGCTTCTACGGTAAATGCCTATTATAATGGTTCGTTAAATATTATTGTTTTCCCAGCTGCCATCTTACAAGCACCGTTTTATAGTCTTAAGCAATCAGCAAGTGCGAACTACGGCGGAATTGGTGCAGTGATTGCCCACGAAATTTCTCATGCCTTTGATAATAATGGTGCAAAATTTGACGAATACGGTAATTTGAATAATTGGTGGACCAAAGAAGACTTAGCTTATTTTGAAGAGCTAGCACAAGGGATGATTGAAGAATTCGATGGCTTAGAAACTACAGGCGGGACTGTTAATGGTAAATTGACTGTTTCAGAAAACATTGCCGACGCCGGTGGGTTAAGCTGTGCTTTAGAAGCGGCAAAAAATGAAGAACAAACCGATTTGACAGCATTTTTTAATAATTGGGCGAAAATTTGGCGCACTAAAGCTAGACTACAATATCAACAACTACTACTTGCAATCGATGTCCACGCGCCAGCAAAATTACGTGCGAATATTCAACTCCAAAATTTGGACGACTTTTTCACGGTTTTTGATATTCATTCTACTGATAAAATGTACCGTAAACCAGAAAATCGCGTGAAGATTTGGTGA
- a CDS encoding 5'-methylthioadenosine/adenosylhomocysteine nucleosidase — protein MKIGIIGAMAQEVKVLTESFKEIKQWEKAGATFYSGEMAGHEVIVVQSGIGKVLASLTASLLIQQYKVDLLINTGSAGGIGAGLSVGDVVIAEKLAYYDVDATGFGYEYGQLPGGMPLYYEADSQLVEQIASAAEKSDLSIKKGLIVTGDSFIDDQTKINEILNHFPAALCCEMEGAAIAQTAQQFNVPAVVIRAMSDTADHAATQSFDEFIDHAGQRSAEMVMTFIHSI, from the coding sequence ATGAAAATAGGAATTATTGGCGCTATGGCGCAAGAAGTAAAAGTTTTGACTGAATCATTTAAAGAAATAAAACAATGGGAGAAAGCTGGAGCTACTTTTTACTCTGGTGAAATGGCAGGTCATGAAGTCATCGTGGTCCAATCAGGAATTGGCAAAGTGTTGGCTTCGCTAACCGCGAGTCTTTTAATTCAACAGTATAAAGTTGATCTTTTAATTAATACTGGTTCGGCTGGAGGCATTGGTGCTGGGCTTTCAGTAGGAGATGTAGTGATTGCTGAAAAATTGGCGTACTATGATGTAGATGCTACCGGATTTGGCTATGAATATGGACAACTTCCTGGTGGAATGCCTTTGTACTACGAAGCAGACAGCCAATTGGTTGAACAAATTGCTTCAGCTGCAGAAAAATCAGACCTTTCGATTAAAAAAGGACTGATCGTTACTGGCGACTCTTTTATTGATGATCAAACAAAAATTAACGAAATTTTAAATCATTTTCCTGCGGCACTTTGTTGTGAAATGGAAGGGGCAGCAATCGCTCAAACTGCCCAACAATTCAATGTGCCAGCAGTTGTTATCCGGGCCATGAGTGACACAGCTGACCATGCCGCAACTCAAAGTTTCGATGAATTCATTGATCACGCTGGCCAGCGTTCAGCTGAAATGGTCATGACTTTTATTCACTCTATTTAA
- the macP gene encoding cell wall synthase accessory phosphoprotein MacP, producing the protein MAKDPLVTRSHLRKHRGQAEEKRRQVQDQAETEYRDEEKRINNYYRKQLKKNKPIDATRSSQNQRSRRMNSFLMKWIVIVFLLLVLVLMMVFFL; encoded by the coding sequence ATGGCAAAAGACCCACTTGTTACTCGCTCACATCTGCGTAAACATCGCGGTCAAGCCGAAGAAAAGCGACGACAAGTCCAAGACCAAGCAGAAACAGAGTATCGCGATGAAGAAAAACGAATCAATAATTATTATCGGAAACAATTGAAAAAAAATAAACCCATCGATGCAACACGCTCTAGCCAAAATCAACGTTCTCGTCGAATGAATAGTTTTTTGATGAAATGGATTGTCATCGTATTTTTATTGCTAGTACTCGTGTTAATGATGGTTTTCTTTTTATAA
- a CDS encoding NUDIX hydrolase, whose translation MLNFEDFEEKTINRKEIFHGKIIDVALDDVKLPNGQTSKRELVFHSGGVGIIALTPENKMVFVRQFRKPLEKVILEIPAGKIDPGENSHPEVTGKRELEEETGYKCDSMTYLSSMYLSPGFSDEMLYIYLANNIEKAAHPKAQDEDELLELYELTLDEAEQAVKEQTICDAKTIYAITWWKLLIAQGSV comes from the coding sequence GTGCTGAATTTTGAAGATTTTGAAGAAAAAACAATCAATAGAAAAGAGATATTTCACGGGAAAATTATCGATGTGGCACTAGACGATGTCAAATTGCCTAATGGTCAAACTTCCAAGCGGGAATTGGTTTTTCATTCAGGGGGCGTGGGAATTATTGCTCTTACACCTGAAAATAAAATGGTATTTGTTCGGCAATTTAGAAAACCATTGGAAAAGGTCATTTTAGAAATTCCTGCTGGAAAAATTGATCCTGGTGAAAATTCTCATCCAGAAGTTACTGGAAAACGAGAATTAGAAGAAGAAACAGGATATAAATGTGATTCAATGACCTATCTTTCTTCGATGTATTTGTCTCCAGGTTTTTCAGATGAAATGTTGTATATCTATTTAGCCAACAATATAGAAAAAGCGGCCCATCCTAAGGCACAAGATGAAGATGAGCTACTTGAGCTCTATGAACTGACCTTAGATGAAGCTGAGCAAGCAGTAAAAGAGCAAACAATTTGTGATGCTAAAACAATTTATGCGATTACTTGGTGGAAGTTACTGATCGCCCAAGGGAGTGTTTAA